One segment of Stenotrophomonas sp. SAU14A_NAIMI4_8 DNA contains the following:
- the dapF gene encoding diaminopimelate epimerase, whose product MSKAGNNALRFSKMHGAGNDFVVIDLRDGTPPPSPELAARLADRHTGVGCDQILTIEPPRAEGAVASYRIWNADGSNSEQCGNGARCIAAWLVREGSAQGAQFVIDSPLASHAVQVLGDGRFSVAMGVPAFEPAQVPLVGFAHPREEYLLPLQGESVRFAAVSMGNPHAVIEVGLVDAAPVERVGGLLQQHASFPNSVNVGFAQVMAPDHARLRVFERGVGETLACGSGACAAAVTLMQRGRLQRDARISLPGGELRIQWPGEGQPVVMAGPTAFVFEGEWSA is encoded by the coding sequence ATGAGTAAGGCTGGCAACAACGCGCTGCGCTTCAGCAAGATGCACGGCGCAGGCAACGATTTCGTGGTGATCGACCTGCGCGACGGCACCCCGCCGCCGTCGCCGGAACTGGCCGCGCGCCTGGCCGACCGCCATACGGGCGTGGGCTGCGACCAGATCCTGACCATCGAGCCGCCGCGTGCGGAAGGCGCGGTGGCCTCGTACCGCATCTGGAACGCCGACGGGTCCAATTCCGAACAGTGTGGCAACGGCGCGCGCTGCATCGCCGCCTGGCTGGTGCGCGAGGGCAGTGCGCAGGGCGCGCAGTTCGTCATCGACAGCCCGCTGGCCAGCCATGCCGTGCAGGTGCTGGGCGATGGCCGTTTCTCGGTGGCCATGGGCGTGCCGGCGTTCGAACCGGCGCAGGTGCCGCTGGTGGGCTTTGCCCATCCGCGTGAGGAATACCTGCTGCCGCTGCAGGGTGAAAGCGTACGCTTCGCCGCCGTGTCGATGGGCAACCCGCATGCGGTGATTGAAGTGGGCCTGGTCGACGCCGCGCCGGTGGAACGCGTGGGTGGCCTGCTGCAGCAGCACGCCTCGTTCCCCAATTCGGTGAACGTGGGCTTTGCCCAGGTGATGGCGCCGGACCATGCGCGCCTGCGCGTGTTCGAGCGCGGCGTGGGCGAGACCCTGGCCTGCGGCAGCGGTGCCTGTGCCGCTGCGGTCACCCTGATGCAGCGCGGCCGCCTGCAGCGCGATGCCCGCATCAGCCTGCCCGGCGGTGAACTGCGCATCCAGTGGCCCGGTGAAGGCCAGCCGGTGGTGATGGCCGGCCCGACCGCATTCGTCTTCGAAGGGGAGTGGAGTGCATGA
- a CDS encoding lipoprotein has translation MKIPHRNAILIPLAAASLLFLSACGNKGPLVLPQKPVPVEEVVEPAADAEATPPATQPTSDGSPSTTPDPIKPVDDGNE, from the coding sequence ATGAAGATCCCCCATCGCAATGCCATTCTGATTCCGTTGGCAGCGGCCTCGCTGCTGTTCCTGTCCGCCTGCGGCAACAAGGGCCCGCTGGTACTGCCGCAGAAGCCGGTGCCGGTGGAAGAGGTGGTTGAGCCGGCCGCCGATGCCGAGGCCACGCCGCCGGCCACCCAGCCGACCAGCGACGGCAGCCCGTCCACCACCCCCGACCCGATCAAGCCGGTGGACGACGGGAATGAGTAA
- a CDS encoding YbaN family protein, producing the protein MTLPEPPPARDPAPPPRVVRFRWAWWLLAYVSLGTGIVGIFVPGLPTTVFILISAWAASRGSERLHTWLLQHPRFGPAIANWQAHGAVSRYGKWMATITMAVCAGIMLWCVPIAWVKWFSIGSMTVVAIWLWTRPLPPDA; encoded by the coding sequence ATGACCCTGCCCGAACCGCCCCCGGCCCGCGATCCCGCTCCGCCCCCGCGCGTGGTGCGTTTCCGCTGGGCCTGGTGGCTGCTGGCCTACGTCAGCCTGGGCACCGGCATCGTCGGCATCTTCGTGCCGGGCCTGCCCACCACCGTATTCATCCTGATTTCCGCCTGGGCCGCCTCGCGCGGTTCCGAGCGCCTGCACACCTGGCTGCTGCAGCATCCGCGCTTCGGCCCGGCCATCGCCAACTGGCAGGCGCACGGCGCGGTCAGCCGCTACGGCAAGTGGATGGCCACGATCACCATGGCCGTGTGCGCCGGCATCATGCTGTGGTGCGTGCCCATTGCCTGGGTGAAGTGGTTTTCCATCGGCAGCATGACCGTGGTGGCGATCTGGCTGTGGACGCGGCCGCTGCCGCCGGACGCTTGA
- a CDS encoding S9 family peptidase, protein MKPTLCLLLASLMTSTATAATPPVPPDAQKRPHEVKAPFGATRNDDYYWLRDDTRENKDMLAYLQAENAYADQLLAPLKPLEDTLYKEIVGRIKQDDASVPARERGYWYYSRFETGQDYPIHARRKGSMEAPEEVLLDVNTMAAGKGYFNVGSMEVSQDNQLLAWADDDVGRRQYTIRFKDLRTGKVLPDVITGSSGDLVWADDNRTVLYVENDPETLLTVRVKKHVLGTPASADTVVYEEEDDSFYMGIGRTRDDRFITIGVHSTVSSEERYAPASDPTTFTVLAPRQRDVEYDADHYDGRWVIRTNDGAKNFKLVTAPTDATSRAQWKDWIAHDDAVFIEGFELFDSYTAIAERSEGLERVRLLFKDGRTDYVKADEPAYSMGLGDNTEADTPWLRYVYTSMTTPTTVFELNTATGERRQLKVQPVIGYDASKYETDRVWVTARDGVKVPVSLVYRKGYQKDGKGALFQYAYGSYGMSMDPYFNQTAVSLLDRGVVYAIAHIRGGQEMGRDWYENGKLLHKQNTFNDFIDVTRALVAQGWAAKDRVAASGGSAGGLLMGAVANQAPQDYRVMVAQVPFVDVVTTMLDPTIPLTTNEYDEWGNPEQKPYYDYMLSYSPYDNVKRQAYPALFVGTGLWDSQVQYWEPAKWVAKLRDDNTGSLPILFRTNMEAGHGGKSGRFQRYRELSESYAFVLQQLGVAQP, encoded by the coding sequence ATGAAACCCACCCTCTGCCTGTTGCTTGCCAGCCTGATGACCAGCACCGCTACCGCCGCCACCCCGCCCGTTCCGCCGGACGCCCAGAAGCGTCCGCACGAGGTCAAGGCGCCGTTCGGCGCGACCCGCAACGATGACTATTACTGGCTGCGCGACGACACGCGCGAAAACAAGGACATGCTGGCCTACCTGCAGGCCGAGAATGCCTACGCCGACCAGCTGTTGGCGCCGCTGAAGCCGCTGGAAGACACCCTCTACAAGGAAATCGTCGGCCGCATCAAGCAGGACGATGCCAGCGTGCCGGCGCGCGAGCGCGGCTACTGGTACTACAGCCGCTTCGAGACCGGCCAGGACTATCCCATCCATGCGCGCCGCAAGGGCAGCATGGAAGCGCCGGAAGAAGTGCTGCTGGACGTGAACACGATGGCCGCCGGCAAGGGCTACTTCAACGTCGGTTCGATGGAAGTAAGCCAGGACAACCAGCTGCTGGCCTGGGCCGACGATGACGTGGGCCGCCGCCAGTACACCATCCGCTTCAAGGACCTGCGCACCGGCAAGGTGCTGCCCGATGTGATCACCGGCAGTTCCGGCGATCTGGTCTGGGCCGATGACAACCGCACCGTGCTGTACGTGGAAAACGACCCGGAAACCCTGCTGACCGTGCGGGTGAAGAAGCACGTGCTGGGCACCCCGGCCAGCGCCGATACCGTGGTCTACGAAGAAGAGGACGACAGCTTCTACATGGGCATCGGCCGCACCCGCGACGATCGCTTCATCACCATCGGCGTGCACAGCACGGTGTCTTCGGAAGAGCGCTACGCCCCGGCCAGCGACCCGACCACCTTCACCGTACTGGCCCCGCGCCAGCGCGACGTGGAATACGATGCCGACCACTACGATGGCCGCTGGGTGATCCGCACCAACGATGGCGCGAAGAACTTCAAGCTGGTCACCGCGCCCACCGATGCCACCTCGCGCGCGCAGTGGAAGGACTGGATCGCCCACGACGATGCGGTGTTCATCGAAGGCTTCGAGCTGTTCGACAGCTACACCGCCATTGCCGAGCGTTCCGAAGGCCTGGAGCGCGTGCGCCTGCTGTTCAAGGACGGCCGCACCGATTACGTGAAGGCCGACGAGCCGGCGTACTCGATGGGCCTGGGCGACAACACCGAGGCCGATACGCCGTGGCTGCGCTACGTCTATACCTCGATGACCACCCCGACCACGGTGTTCGAACTGAATACCGCCACCGGCGAGCGCCGCCAGCTGAAGGTGCAGCCGGTGATCGGCTACGACGCCAGCAAGTATGAAACCGACCGTGTGTGGGTGACCGCGCGCGACGGCGTGAAGGTGCCGGTGTCGCTGGTGTATCGCAAGGGCTACCAGAAGGATGGCAAGGGCGCGCTGTTCCAGTACGCCTACGGCAGCTACGGCATGTCGATGGACCCGTACTTCAACCAGACGGCAGTCAGCCTGCTCGACCGGGGCGTGGTGTATGCCATCGCGCACATCCGCGGTGGCCAGGAAATGGGCCGCGACTGGTACGAGAACGGCAAGCTGCTGCACAAGCAGAACACCTTCAACGACTTCATCGACGTCACCCGCGCGCTGGTGGCGCAGGGCTGGGCGGCGAAGGACCGGGTGGCCGCCTCCGGTGGCAGCGCCGGTGGCCTGCTGATGGGCGCGGTGGCCAACCAGGCGCCGCAGGATTACCGGGTGATGGTGGCGCAGGTGCCGTTCGTGGACGTGGTCACCACCATGCTCGACCCGACCATTCCGCTGACCACCAACGAGTACGACGAGTGGGGCAATCCGGAACAGAAACCGTACTACGACTACATGCTGTCCTACTCGCCCTACGACAACGTGAAGCGCCAGGCCTACCCGGCGCTGTTCGTGGGTACCGGCCTGTGGGATTCGCAGGTGCAGTACTGGGAACCGGCCAAGTGGGTGGCCAAGCTGCGCGATGACAACACCGGATCGTTGCCGATCCTGTTCCGCACCAACATGGAAGCCGGCCACGGCGGCAAGTCCGGGCGTTTCCAGCGCTACCGCGAACTGTCCGAGTCGTATGCGTTCGTGCTGCAGCAGCTGGGCGTCGCCCAGCCGTAA
- a CDS encoding pyridoxal phosphate-dependent aminotransferase → MSTLPHTPGYSRRSHEIAPFHVMSLLARAQALEQAGHDVIHLEIGEPDFTTAEPIVRAGQAALAAGHTRYTAARGLPALRQAISGFYARHYGLDIDPERILVTPGGSGALLLASSLLVDPGRHWLLADPGYPCNRHFLRLVEGGAQLVPVGPDTAYQLTPALVEQHWNSDSVGALVASPANPTGTVLSADELAALSTSLHARGGHLVVDEIYHGLTYGLDAPSVLQVDDSAFVLNSFSKYFGMTGWRLGWLVAPPAAVPELEKLAQNLYISASSIAQHAALACFSDESMAIFEQRRQAFQQRRDFLLPALRELGFRIEVEPQGAFYLYADVSAFTDDAQAFCAHFLETEHVAFTPGLDFGFHRANQHVRLAYTQEVPRLQEAVVRIARGLQRFR, encoded by the coding sequence ATGAGCACCCTGCCCCACACGCCGGGCTACAGCCGGCGCAGCCATGAAATCGCCCCGTTCCACGTGATGTCCCTGCTGGCCCGCGCACAGGCGCTGGAACAGGCCGGCCACGATGTGATCCACCTGGAGATCGGCGAGCCGGACTTCACCACCGCCGAACCCATCGTGCGCGCCGGCCAGGCCGCACTGGCCGCCGGCCACACCCGCTACACCGCTGCGCGCGGGCTGCCGGCGCTGCGCCAGGCGATCAGCGGTTTCTATGCCCGCCATTACGGGCTGGACATCGATCCCGAGCGCATCCTGGTCACCCCCGGCGGTTCGGGCGCGCTGCTGCTGGCCAGCAGCCTGCTGGTCGATCCGGGCCGGCACTGGCTGCTGGCCGATCCGGGCTATCCGTGCAACCGCCACTTCCTGCGCCTGGTGGAAGGCGGCGCGCAGCTGGTGCCGGTCGGCCCGGACACCGCCTACCAGTTGACCCCTGCACTGGTGGAACAGCACTGGAACAGCGACAGCGTCGGTGCGCTGGTGGCCTCACCGGCCAACCCGACCGGCACGGTGCTGTCGGCCGATGAACTGGCCGCCCTGTCGACGTCGCTGCATGCGCGCGGCGGCCACCTGGTGGTGGACGAGATCTACCACGGCCTCACCTATGGCCTGGATGCGCCCAGCGTGCTGCAGGTGGATGACAGCGCGTTCGTGCTGAACAGCTTCTCCAAGTACTTCGGCATGACCGGCTGGCGCCTGGGTTGGCTGGTGGCGCCGCCGGCCGCGGTGCCCGAGCTGGAAAAGCTGGCGCAGAACCTGTACATCAGCGCCTCGAGCATTGCCCAGCATGCGGCGCTGGCCTGTTTCAGCGACGAATCGATGGCGATCTTCGAGCAGCGCCGGCAGGCGTTCCAGCAGCGCCGTGACTTCCTGCTGCCCGCGCTGCGCGAATTGGGTTTCCGTATCGAGGTGGAACCGCAGGGCGCGTTCTACCTGTACGCCGATGTCAGCGCGTTCACCGACGACGCGCAGGCGTTCTGCGCGCACTTCCTGGAAACCGAGCACGTGGCGTTTACGCCGGGCCTGGACTTCGGCTTCCACCGGGCCAACCAGCACGTGCGGTTGGCGTACACGCAGGAAGTGCCGCGGTTGCAGGAAGCGGTGGTGCGCATCGCGCGCGGGCTGCAGCGGTTCCGGTAG
- a CDS encoding prolyl oligopeptidase family serine peptidase, producing the protein MSRFASACLLAGMMTGASVGTAVAAEDTDRYAWLEDVTGDKPLSWVKEQNAKSEARLAQTPAFKQMEASIREVLDSDAKIPGVQKIGEYYYNFWKDKQHERGLWRRTTLAEYRKASPQWETVLDLDALNKAEGENWVWHGADCLRPDYSRCLIALSRGGADADVTREFDLASKTWIKDGFFRPESKGGLNWIDRDTVFVYTDFGAGSMTTSGYPRIAKLWKRGTPMASASVVYEGKPEDMYIAAMHDDTPGFERNLVSRTLAFYNNELYLRADDGTLSKIDAPNSAEKGLHKQWLTLELRDAWTVGGKTYASGSLLATRLDDFQAGKRDFEVLFTPTATTSLAGTAWTRNHLVLNVLDDVKNRLSVLTPGAKGWQKSEFVGAPSFGTLAVGAVDSNDSDAVWLTATDYLTPTTLALAEIGKAPETLKTMPAFFDADGKVIEQHFATSKDGTRVPYFVVHDKAMKLDGSNPTLLYGYGGFEISLTPNYSGGMGRAWLEKGGVYVVANIRGGGEYGPRWHQAALKQNRHKAYEDMAAVAQDLVTRKITSAKHLGVQGGSNGGLLTGNMLTQYPELFGAVVVQVPLLDMKRYSHLLAGASWMAEYGNPDTSDWEFIKTFSPYHLFDAKKNYPPVLFTTSTRDDRVHPGHARKMAAKMIDAGKDVTYYENIEGGHGGAANNAQAAHMSALAYSFLWERLGGK; encoded by the coding sequence ATGTCGCGATTCGCTTCCGCCTGCCTGTTGGCCGGCATGATGACCGGCGCCTCGGTGGGGACCGCCGTGGCCGCTGAAGACACCGACCGTTACGCTTGGCTGGAGGACGTGACCGGCGACAAGCCGCTGTCCTGGGTGAAGGAACAGAACGCCAAGTCCGAGGCGCGCCTGGCGCAGACGCCGGCGTTCAAGCAGATGGAAGCGAGCATCCGCGAGGTGCTCGATTCGGACGCCAAGATTCCCGGCGTGCAGAAGATCGGCGAGTACTACTACAACTTCTGGAAGGACAAGCAGCACGAGCGCGGCCTGTGGCGCCGCACCACGCTGGCCGAGTACCGCAAGGCCTCGCCGCAGTGGGAAACCGTGCTGGACCTGGACGCGCTGAACAAGGCCGAGGGTGAGAACTGGGTCTGGCACGGTGCCGATTGCCTGCGCCCGGATTACAGCCGCTGCCTGATCGCGCTGTCGCGCGGTGGCGCCGACGCCGATGTCACCCGCGAATTCGACCTGGCCAGCAAGACCTGGATCAAGGACGGCTTCTTCCGCCCCGAATCGAAGGGCGGGCTGAACTGGATCGACCGCGACACGGTGTTCGTCTACACCGATTTCGGTGCCGGTTCGATGACCACCTCCGGCTACCCGCGCATTGCCAAGCTGTGGAAGCGTGGCACGCCGATGGCCTCGGCCAGCGTGGTCTATGAAGGCAAGCCGGAAGACATGTACATCGCGGCCATGCACGATGACACCCCCGGCTTCGAGCGCAACCTGGTCAGCCGCACGCTGGCCTTCTACAACAACGAACTGTACCTGCGCGCCGACGACGGCACGCTGAGCAAGATCGATGCGCCGAATTCGGCAGAGAAGGGGCTGCACAAGCAATGGCTGACCCTGGAACTGCGCGATGCCTGGACCGTGGGTGGCAAGACCTACGCCTCCGGCTCGCTGCTGGCGACCAGGCTGGACGATTTCCAGGCCGGCAAGCGTGATTTCGAAGTGCTGTTCACGCCCACGGCCACCACCTCGCTGGCCGGCACCGCCTGGACCCGCAACCATCTGGTGCTGAACGTACTGGATGACGTGAAGAATCGCCTGTCGGTGCTCACCCCGGGCGCCAAGGGCTGGCAGAAGAGCGAGTTTGTCGGTGCGCCGTCGTTCGGCACGCTGGCCGTGGGCGCGGTCGACAGCAATGACAGCGACGCGGTCTGGCTGACCGCCACCGATTACCTGACCCCGACCACCCTGGCCCTGGCCGAGATCGGCAAGGCACCGGAAACGCTGAAGACCATGCCGGCCTTCTTCGATGCCGACGGCAAGGTGATCGAACAGCATTTCGCCACCAGCAAGGATGGCACCCGCGTGCCGTACTTCGTGGTGCACGACAAGGCGATGAAGCTGGATGGCTCCAACCCGACCCTGCTGTACGGCTACGGCGGTTTCGAGATCTCGCTCACCCCGAACTATTCCGGCGGCATGGGCCGCGCGTGGCTGGAAAAGGGCGGCGTGTACGTGGTCGCCAACATCCGCGGCGGTGGCGAGTACGGCCCGCGCTGGCACCAGGCGGCGCTGAAGCAGAACCGTCACAAGGCCTATGAGGACATGGCGGCCGTCGCCCAGGATCTGGTCACGCGCAAGATCACCAGCGCCAAGCACCTGGGCGTGCAGGGCGGCAGCAACGGTGGCCTGCTGACCGGCAACATGCTCACCCAGTACCCGGAACTGTTCGGTGCGGTGGTGGTGCAGGTGCCGCTGCTGGACATGAAGCGCTACAGCCACCTGCTGGCCGGTGCCTCGTGGATGGCCGAGTACGGCAACCCGGACACCAGCGACTGGGAGTTCATCAAGACCTTCTCGCCGTACCACCTGTTCGACGCGAAGAAGAACTACCCGCCGGTGCTGTTCACCACCTCCACCCGCGATGATCGCGTGCATCCGGGCCACGCCCGCAAGATGGCGGCCAAGATGATCGACGCCGGCAAGGATGTGACCTACTACGAGAACATCGAAGGCGGTCACGGCGGTGCAGCCAACAATGCGCAGGCCGCGCATATGTCTGCGCTGGCCTACAGCTTCCTGTGGGAGCGTTTGGGCGGCAAGTGA
- a CDS encoding lipocalin family protein: MSPIRPFCAMVLALSLGGAALAAEDPPASRSALPDRTAIDPDAPVDLQRFMGTWYVIGRVPNFIERGHVASVNQYELRDDHKVAITYRYRDGFGQPLQEVRARASVDADSGNHAWRTWFYRVVPTHSRVLEVAPDYSWALIGYPGREMAWIFARQPDMDKALYKELAERLRDEYGVNTDKLKRVPQHPEQVGKLGYEVPNVR, translated from the coding sequence ATGTCCCCGATCCGCCCGTTCTGCGCCATGGTGTTGGCCCTGTCACTGGGAGGCGCCGCGCTGGCTGCCGAAGATCCGCCGGCATCGCGCAGCGCGCTGCCTGACCGTACGGCCATCGATCCGGACGCCCCGGTCGACCTGCAGCGCTTCATGGGCACCTGGTATGTGATCGGCCGCGTGCCGAATTTCATCGAGCGTGGCCACGTGGCCAGCGTCAACCAGTACGAACTGCGCGACGACCACAAGGTCGCCATCACCTACCGTTACCGCGATGGCTTCGGCCAGCCGCTGCAGGAAGTGCGGGCGCGCGCCAGCGTCGATGCGGACAGTGGCAACCACGCGTGGCGCACCTGGTTCTACCGGGTGGTACCGACCCATTCGCGCGTGCTGGAAGTGGCGCCGGACTATTCGTGGGCGCTGATCGGCTATCCCGGCCGCGAGATGGCCTGGATCTTTGCCCGCCAGCCGGACATGGACAAAGCGTTGTACAAGGAGCTGGCCGAGCGGCTGCGTGACGAGTACGGCGTGAACACCGACAAGCTCAAGCGCGTGCCGCAGCACCCCGAACAGGTGGGCAAGCTCGGTTACGAAGTGCCGAACGTGCGCTGA
- a CDS encoding methionine ABC transporter permease — translation MIVATAEGFFRHLDANKWVDIGKATIETLLMMAGSLPLTLAIGLPMGVLLYVFGAPQMKRRPLAYGVLAIVVNLLRSVPFIILMVVLIPVSLWLMGQSIGVLGTLPALVIGAAPFYARLVETALREVDRGVVEAAQSMGATTWQLVTRVLLPEARPGLIAAATVTTVALVGFTAMGGAIGSGGLGDLALREGYQRNRTDVALVTVVVLLILVQLLQMLGDRLVAHYTRK, via the coding sequence ATGATCGTCGCCACTGCTGAAGGTTTTTTCCGCCACCTGGATGCCAACAAATGGGTGGATATCGGCAAGGCCACCATCGAGACGCTGCTGATGATGGCCGGCTCGCTGCCGCTCACCCTGGCCATCGGCCTGCCGATGGGCGTGCTGCTGTATGTGTTCGGTGCGCCGCAGATGAAGCGCCGGCCCCTGGCTTACGGCGTGCTGGCGATCGTGGTGAACCTGCTGCGCTCGGTGCCCTTCATCATCCTTATGGTGGTGCTGATTCCGGTGTCGCTGTGGCTGATGGGCCAGTCGATCGGCGTGCTCGGCACGCTGCCGGCGCTGGTGATCGGCGCGGCGCCGTTCTATGCGCGCCTGGTCGAAACCGCCCTGCGCGAAGTGGACCGTGGCGTGGTCGAGGCGGCGCAGTCGATGGGCGCCACCACCTGGCAGCTGGTCACCCGGGTGCTGCTGCCTGAAGCCCGGCCGGGCCTGATCGCGGCCGCTACCGTCACCACGGTGGCCCTGGTCGGCTTCACCGCCATGGGCGGTGCGATCGGTTCCGGTGGCCTGGGCGACCTGGCGCTGCGCGAAGGCTACCAGCGCAACCGCACCGACGTGGCCCTGGTCACCGTGGTGGTGCTGCTGATCCTGGTGCAGCTGCTGCAGATGCTCGGCGACCGCCTGGTCGCGCATTACACCCGCAAGTAA
- a CDS encoding methionine ABC transporter ATP-binding protein: MIEFQRLHKSYAVAGRQVSALQPLDLTIDAGEVFGIIGHSGAGKSTLIRMINRLEEPSGGKLLIGGEDITALDADGLRALRRRIGMIFQHFNLLSSRTVAGNVAFPLELAGTPKAEIDARVAELLQTVGLQDHATKYPAQLSGGQKQRVGIARALATRPQILLCDEATSALDPQTTASVLALLSKINRELGLTIVLITHEMDVIRRVCDRVAVLDGGHLVETGPVTQVFLHPQHATTRRFVSESEHVDEGVLHRDFDVVGGRIVRLTFLGGDTYEPLLGRVARETGIDYNILSGRIDRIKDTPYGQLVVALVGGDQSAAQAAFVAAGVHVEELRR; this comes from the coding sequence GTGATCGAGTTCCAGCGCCTGCACAAATCCTATGCCGTTGCCGGCCGCCAAGTGAGCGCGCTGCAACCGTTGGACCTGACCATCGACGCCGGCGAAGTGTTCGGCATCATCGGCCATTCCGGCGCGGGCAAGTCGACCCTGATCCGCATGATCAACCGCCTGGAAGAACCCAGCGGTGGCAAGCTGCTGATCGGCGGTGAAGACATCACGGCGCTGGATGCCGACGGCCTGCGCGCGCTGCGCCGTCGCATCGGCATGATCTTCCAGCACTTCAACCTGCTGTCTTCGCGCACGGTGGCCGGCAACGTGGCCTTCCCGCTGGAACTGGCCGGCACGCCGAAGGCCGAGATCGACGCGCGCGTGGCCGAGCTGTTGCAGACCGTTGGCCTGCAGGACCACGCGACGAAGTACCCGGCGCAGTTGTCCGGCGGCCAGAAGCAGCGCGTGGGTATTGCCCGCGCGCTGGCCACCCGCCCGCAGATCCTGCTGTGCGACGAAGCCACCAGCGCGCTGGATCCGCAGACCACCGCGTCGGTGCTGGCGCTGCTGTCGAAGATCAACCGCGAGCTGGGCCTGACCATCGTGCTGATCACCCACGAAATGGATGTGATCCGCCGCGTCTGCGATCGCGTGGCCGTGCTCGATGGCGGCCACCTGGTGGAAACCGGTCCGGTCACCCAGGTCTTCCTGCACCCGCAGCATGCCACCACGCGGCGCTTCGTCAGCGAATCCGAACACGTGGACGAAGGCGTGCTGCACCGTGATTTCGACGTGGTGGGCGGGCGCATCGTGCGCCTGACCTTCCTCGGCGGTGACACCTACGAGCCGTTGCTGGGCCGCGTGGCCCGCGAAACCGGCATCGACTACAACATCCTGTCCGGCCGCATCGACCGGATCAAGGACACCCCGTATGGCCAGCTGGTGGTCGCCCTGGTGGGCGGCGACCAGTCCGCCGCGCAGGCCGCGTTCGTGGCTGCCGGCGTGCACGTTGAGGAACTGCGCCGATGA
- a CDS encoding DMT family transporter produces the protein MNLQRSPSRAVAWMVAAVACFSLMDAGMKQLSASYPSLEVTFLRGAASLPFVLVWVLASAGPRSLIPRRWGLHLLRGGLGMAMIGCFVFALRDLPLSTAYSIYFVAPLLIAALSVPLLGERVGPRRWVAIGVGLLGVIVVLRPGVDGFISIPGLMVLAAATAYAIAAITVSLLTRTDTSQSMVVWFLVIMAIGAGLLALPDWVPLQLAHAPLIAGMGLAGALGQIALTRAFQLGEASMIAPLEYSGLVWVIGWDLAFWGQLPDAYTWVGAAIIVASGLYLLHRERLNRVQPPKPLDHP, from the coding sequence ATGAACCTGCAACGCTCCCCTTCGCGCGCGGTGGCCTGGATGGTCGCGGCGGTGGCCTGTTTCTCGCTGATGGACGCCGGCATGAAGCAGCTGTCGGCCAGTTACCCCTCGCTGGAAGTCACCTTCCTGCGCGGTGCGGCCTCGCTGCCGTTCGTGCTGGTCTGGGTGCTGGCCAGCGCCGGCCCGCGCTCGCTCATTCCGCGCCGCTGGGGCCTGCATCTGCTGCGCGGCGGCCTGGGCATGGCGATGATCGGCTGCTTCGTGTTCGCCCTGCGCGACCTGCCCCTGTCCACCGCTTACAGCATCTACTTCGTCGCCCCGCTGCTGATTGCCGCACTGTCGGTGCCGCTGCTGGGCGAGCGGGTGGGGCCGCGCCGCTGGGTGGCCATCGGCGTCGGCCTGCTGGGGGTGATCGTGGTGCTGCGGCCGGGCGTGGACGGCTTCATTTCCATCCCAGGCCTGATGGTGCTGGCCGCAGCCACGGCCTATGCCATCGCCGCCATCACCGTCAGCCTGCTCACCCGCACCGATACATCGCAGTCGATGGTCGTCTGGTTTCTGGTCATCATGGCCATCGGCGCCGGCCTGCTGGCGCTGCCTGACTGGGTGCCGCTGCAGCTGGCCCATGCGCCGCTGATCGCCGGCATGGGCCTGGCCGGCGCACTGGGCCAGATTGCCCTGACCCGTGCCTTCCAGCTGGGCGAGGCCTCGATGATCGCGCCGCTGGAGTACAGCGGCCTGGTATGGGTGATCGGCTGGGACCTGGCGTTCTGGGGCCAGCTGCCGGACGCCTACACCTGGGTGGGCGCGGCCATCATCGTGGCCTCGGGCCTGTACCTGCTGCACCGGGAGCGCCTGAACCGGGTGCAGCCGCCGAAGCCGCTGGACCACCCGTAA
- a CDS encoding YajQ family cyclic di-GMP-binding protein has product MPSFDVVSEVDTHELTNAIDQANRELATRFDFKGVDAKFERDGDVINQTAPTEFQLKQMNDILRARLAARGIDVLSLEFGDIETNLAQARQKITVKQGIEQKIAKKIAAALKEAKLKVESQINGDKLRVQGKKRDDLQDAIAVLKAGKFELPLQFNNFRD; this is encoded by the coding sequence ATGCCTTCCTTCGACGTCGTGTCTGAAGTCGACACCCACGAGCTGACCAACGCCATCGACCAGGCCAACCGCGAACTCGCCACCCGCTTCGATTTCAAGGGCGTGGATGCGAAGTTCGAACGCGATGGCGATGTGATCAACCAGACCGCACCGACCGAATTCCAGCTCAAGCAGATGAACGACATCCTGCGCGCGCGTCTGGCCGCCCGCGGCATCGACGTGCTGAGCTTGGAATTTGGCGATATCGAAACCAACCTGGCCCAGGCCCGGCAGAAGATCACCGTCAAGCAGGGCATCGAGCAGAAGATCGCCAAGAAGATCGCCGCAGCGCTGAAGGAAGCCAAGCTGAAGGTGGAAAGCCAGATCAACGGCGACAAGCTGCGCGTGCAGGGCAAGAAGCGCGACGACCTGCAGGATGCGATTGCCGTGCTGAAGGCCGGCAAGTTCGAACTGCCGCTGCAGTTCAACAACTTCCGCGATTGA